CTCGAGGAGGTCCCCCAGGGGGCGGTGGACCTGGGCATCCATGGGCGGCTACGCCTTCTCCCGGACCCGGGCCTTTTCCTCGTCGGTCAGCTGCTCGTAGTACTCCGACGTGAACTCCCGCTCCACCTGCCCACCGAGGAGGGCCTCGATCTTCTCGGTGATCTCCAGACACCGCCCCCCCTTGGCCCCGAACACGGTGACCTTCACGTTGCCCTCTTCGTCGATGGTCACCTTCACCTCTTCCACGGTCACATCCTCCTCAGGGTCAGGCTGACGGTCTCGCCCTGGCGGTCCTCGTTGACCACCTGGAACTCCTGCTCCGCCAACTGGTCCTTGACCACGTGGTACGCGTACCGGCGGGTGACCTCCTTGACGAACGCCTCCTGGGAGAACGAGCGAACCATGTCCCAGTCGGCCACAACCTCGTAGGTGTCGCCGTTCTTGATGAACCCGATGTCGTACCCCTCGGGCGTGCGCACCTTGAGATCCACGGTCATCTTGCGGCCCAGGTAGCCCCGGATCTTGCTGCGGCCCTCCACCACGTCGAGCTCCATGTCGGCCAGGGCCCGCTTCAGAAACAGCAGGTCCACGATCCGGGTCTTCAGTCGGGAGAAGTGGGACATGGGAAACCTCGGCTGTCGGCCGTCGGGGGGCTCGCCCCCGCCGCGTCAGTGCACCTCTTTGTTCGCCTTCCGGGTCCGGTCGGCGGCCCACTCGCGCAGGCGCTCGATCCGCTCGCTCATCAGCTTCGAGATGGGCACCACCTCCCGGATGCCCTGCAGGATGTCCTCGGTGGTGAAATCCCGCTCCCCGTCGTCGAAGGCGTTGTACATGGCGTTGATGATGGCCTGCTCGATCTCGGCCCCGCTGAACCCCTCGGTCTCCCCCGCCAGCAGGGCCACGTCGTAGTTGCGGATGACCGGCCGCACCTTCGACAGATGGACCCGGAAGATCTCCATGCGCTCCTCGTAGTGGGGAAGATCCACGAAGAAGATCTCGTCGAACCGCCCCTTGCGCATCAGCTCCGGCGGCAGGTTCGTGATGTCGTTGCCGGTGGCGATGACGAACACCGGCTTCTCCTTCTCCTGCATCCATGTCAGGAACGTGCCGAACACGCGGGCCGAGGTGCCCGAGTCCCCGGCGCCCGTGACCGACGAGAACGCCTTCTCGATCTCGTCGATCCATAGGATGCAGGGGCTGATCGTCTCGGCCAGCAGCAGGGCCTTGCGCATCCGCTCCTCCGACTCCCC
This is a stretch of genomic DNA from Deferrisoma camini S3R1. It encodes these proteins:
- a CDS encoding DUF2997 domain-containing protein, with translation MEEVKVTIDEEGNVKVTVFGAKGGRCLEITEKIEALLGGQVEREFTSEYYEQLTDEEKARVREKA
- a CDS encoding DUF1257 domain-containing protein; protein product: MSHFSRLKTRIVDLLFLKRALADMELDVVEGRSKIRGYLGRKMTVDLKVRTPEGYDIGFIKNGDTYEVVADWDMVRSFSQEAFVKEVTRRYAYHVVKDQLAEQEFQVVNEDRQGETVSLTLRRM